From Microbacterium invictum, the proteins below share one genomic window:
- a CDS encoding amino-acid N-acetyltransferase, giving the protein MTAPHDPAAFSVRRARTADVRGIRDMLEPYVQRRILLGKELVTLFEAVQEFVVAERDGQLIGCGALHVMWEDLGEIRTLIVTDDWLHRGVGGALVAELEQKAQELGLTRLFCLTFEREFFTRRGFAPIGEQVVDPDTYSQLLRSPDEGVAEFLDLAHVKPNTLGNTRMLKQL; this is encoded by the coding sequence GTGACAGCACCCCACGACCCGGCGGCGTTCTCGGTCCGTCGGGCCCGCACCGCCGACGTGCGCGGCATCCGCGACATGCTTGAGCCGTACGTGCAACGCCGGATCCTGCTGGGCAAGGAGCTGGTGACCCTCTTCGAGGCGGTTCAGGAGTTCGTCGTCGCCGAGCGCGACGGGCAGCTCATCGGCTGCGGCGCCCTGCACGTGATGTGGGAGGACCTCGGCGAGATCCGCACCCTCATCGTCACCGACGACTGGCTGCACCGCGGCGTCGGCGGCGCGCTGGTCGCCGAGCTCGAGCAGAAGGCGCAGGAACTGGGCCTGACGCGCCTGTTCTGCCTCACGTTCGAGCGTGAGTTCTTCACCCGTCGCGGATTCGCGCCTATCGGTGAGCAGGTCGTCGACCCGGACACGTACTCGCAGCTGTTGCGCAGCCCCGACGAGGGCGTAGCCGAGTTCCTCGATCTGGCGCACGTGAAGCCCAACACCCTGGGGAACACCCGAATGCTCAAGCAGCTCTAG
- a CDS encoding helix-turn-helix domain-containing protein, which yields MSPADEDEITGIHCRLDELLAERGMTLTRLSEIVGVSVVNLSILKNDRARAIRYSTLSAICRALDCEVGDLLVHAV from the coding sequence ATGAGCCCCGCCGACGAGGATGAGATCACCGGCATCCATTGCCGGCTCGACGAGCTGCTCGCCGAACGCGGGATGACCCTCACCCGCTTGTCCGAGATCGTCGGGGTCTCGGTGGTGAACCTGTCGATCCTGAAGAACGACCGCGCCCGGGCGATCCGCTACTCGACCCTGTCGGCGATCTGCCGCGCCCTGGACTGCGAGGTCGGCGACCTGCTCGTGCACGCCGTCTGA
- a CDS encoding ATP-dependent Clp protease ATP-binding subunit produces MFERFTDRARRVVVLAQEEAKMLNHNYIGTEHILLGLIHEGEGVAAKALESLGISLDAVREQVQDIIGQGQQQPTGHIPFTPRAKKVLELSLREALQLGHNYIGTEHILLGLIREGEGVAAQVLVKLGADLNKVRQQVIQLLSGYQGKEPAGVAAGAGEQNQPAQGGSAVLDQFGRNLTQAARDNKLDPVIGREKEIERVMQILSRRSKNNPVLIGEPGVGKTAVVEGLAQAIVKGEVPETLKDKQVYSLDLGSLIAGSRYRGDFEERLKKVTKEIRTRGDIIVFIDEIHTLVGAGAAEGAIDAASILKPLLARGELQTIGATTLDEYRKHFEKDAALERRFQPIQVAEPSLPHAINILKGLRDRYEAHHKVQITDGAIVAAANLADRYVSDRFLPDKAIDLIDEAGARLRLSILSSPPELREFDEKIAKVREDKEFASEEQDFEKAAALRDEEKSLLAERLRLEKQWRSGDVATHAVVDEGLIAEVLAQATGIPVFKLTEEETSRLVFMEKALHQRVVGQEEAIAALSRTIRRQRAGLKDPKRPSGSFIFAGPTGVGKTELAKALAEFLFDDEGALIALDMSEFGEKHTVSRLFGAPPGFVGFEEGGQLTEKVRRKPFSVVLFDEIEKAHPDIFNSLLQILEEGRLTDGQGRVIDFKNTVIIMTTNLGSSAIAGGPVGFQVEGNAQTSYERMKGKVDEELKRHFKPEFLNRVDDVIVFPQLNKDELRQIVGLFTKRLSERLLDRDMTVELSDAAKDKLIEIGFDPTLGARPLRRAMQREVEDQLSERILHGELNPGDHVKVDAVNDKFVFEHGPRGEKVAVGVSTAPAIEATPDIVAGA; encoded by the coding sequence ATGTTCGAGAGATTCACGGACCGCGCCCGTCGCGTGGTTGTGCTCGCCCAAGAAGAGGCGAAGATGCTCAACCACAACTACATCGGCACCGAGCACATCCTTCTGGGCCTGATCCATGAGGGCGAGGGTGTCGCCGCCAAGGCCCTCGAGAGCCTCGGCATCTCGCTGGATGCCGTGCGCGAGCAGGTGCAGGACATCATCGGCCAGGGTCAGCAGCAGCCGACCGGCCACATCCCGTTCACCCCGCGCGCCAAGAAGGTGCTCGAGCTGAGCCTGCGCGAAGCGCTGCAGCTGGGTCACAACTACATCGGCACCGAGCACATCCTGCTCGGCCTCATCCGCGAGGGCGAGGGCGTCGCCGCACAGGTGCTCGTCAAGCTCGGCGCCGACCTGAACAAGGTGCGCCAGCAGGTCATCCAGCTGCTCAGCGGCTACCAGGGCAAGGAGCCCGCAGGCGTCGCCGCCGGCGCGGGCGAACAGAACCAGCCGGCCCAGGGCGGCTCGGCGGTGCTCGACCAGTTCGGCCGCAACCTCACCCAGGCCGCGCGCGACAACAAGCTCGACCCGGTGATCGGCCGTGAGAAGGAGATCGAGCGGGTCATGCAGATCCTCTCGCGCCGCTCCAAGAACAACCCGGTCCTGATCGGCGAACCCGGCGTCGGCAAGACCGCCGTCGTCGAGGGTCTCGCGCAGGCCATCGTCAAGGGCGAGGTCCCCGAGACGCTCAAGGACAAGCAGGTCTACTCGCTCGACCTCGGCTCGCTCATCGCCGGCTCCCGCTACCGAGGCGACTTCGAAGAGCGCCTGAAGAAGGTCACCAAGGAGATCCGCACCCGCGGCGACATCATCGTGTTCATCGACGAGATCCACACCCTCGTCGGTGCCGGTGCGGCCGAAGGCGCGATCGACGCGGCATCCATTCTCAAGCCGCTGCTGGCCCGCGGCGAGCTGCAGACGATCGGTGCCACGACCCTCGACGAGTACCGCAAGCACTTCGAGAAGGATGCCGCGCTGGAGCGTCGCTTCCAGCCGATCCAGGTGGCAGAGCCCAGCCTCCCCCACGCGATCAACATCCTGAAGGGTCTGCGCGACCGCTACGAGGCGCACCACAAGGTGCAGATCACCGACGGCGCCATCGTCGCCGCGGCGAACCTCGCCGACCGCTACGTGTCCGACCGCTTCCTGCCCGACAAGGCCATCGACCTGATCGATGAGGCCGGCGCCCGCCTGCGCCTGTCGATCCTGTCGTCGCCGCCCGAGCTGCGCGAGTTCGACGAGAAGATCGCCAAGGTCCGCGAGGACAAGGAGTTCGCCAGCGAGGAGCAGGACTTCGAGAAGGCCGCCGCCCTGCGCGACGAGGAGAAGAGCCTGCTCGCCGAGCGGCTGCGCCTCGAGAAGCAGTGGCGTTCGGGCGACGTGGCCACCCACGCCGTCGTCGACGAGGGCCTGATCGCCGAGGTCCTCGCCCAGGCGACCGGCATCCCGGTGTTCAAGCTCACCGAGGAGGAGACCAGCCGTCTCGTCTTCATGGAGAAGGCGCTGCACCAGCGCGTCGTCGGCCAGGAAGAGGCCATTGCCGCACTGAGCCGCACGATCCGCCGTCAGCGCGCAGGGCTCAAGGACCCCAAGCGCCCGTCGGGCTCGTTCATCTTCGCCGGCCCCACCGGCGTCGGAAAGACCGAGCTGGCCAAGGCGCTCGCCGAGTTCCTCTTCGACGACGAGGGCGCGCTGATCGCGCTCGACATGTCGGAGTTCGGCGAGAAGCACACCGTCTCGCGTCTGTTCGGTGCCCCTCCCGGGTTCGTCGGGTTCGAAGAGGGCGGTCAGCTCACCGAGAAGGTGCGCCGCAAGCCGTTCTCGGTCGTCCTGTTCGACGAGATCGAGAAGGCCCACCCCGACATCTTCAACTCGCTGCTGCAGATCCTCGAAGAGGGTCGCCTGACCGACGGTCAGGGCCGCGTGATCGACTTCAAGAACACCGTCATCATCATGACGACCAACCTCGGCTCGTCGGCGATCGCCGGCGGCCCGGTCGGGTTCCAGGTCGAGGGCAATGCGCAGACCAGCTACGAGCGGATGAAGGGCAAGGTCGACGAAGAGCTCAAGCGGCATTTCAAGCCCGAGTTCCTCAACCGCGTGGACGACGTCATCGTCTTCCCGCAGCTGAACAAGGACGAGCTGCGCCAGATCGTCGGCCTCTTCACGAAGCGGCTGTCCGAGCGTCTGCTCGACCGCGACATGACCGTCGAGCTCAGCGACGCCGCCAAGGACAAGCTCATCGAGATCGGCTTCGATCCGACGCTGGGCGCCCGGCCGCTGCGCCGCGCCATGCAGCGTGAGGTGGAAGACCAGCTCTCCGAGCGCATCCTGCACGGCGAGCTCAACCCCGGCGATCATGTGAAGGTGGATGCCGTGAACGACAAGTTCGTCTTCGAGCACGGTCCGCGGGGCGAGAAAGTCGCCGTCGGCGTCTCGACCGCACCGGCGATCGAGGCCACCCCCGACATCGTCGCGGGTGCCTGA
- a CDS encoding dehydrogenase — protein sequence MAGKKRSKKDPPEFRNPQLGDALQTQDMAAVAFALRHGPTVVPMMRPGQRDNPRDGGEVWTYRDPKTGDVALLLFSDATHQPEALPPTVALQSPGWLRAFLGTHEAEITTVFLDIAGPHPMQATPADLIAALDA from the coding sequence ATGGCCGGCAAGAAACGCAGCAAGAAGGATCCGCCCGAGTTCCGCAATCCGCAGCTGGGCGACGCCCTCCAGACGCAGGACATGGCCGCGGTCGCCTTCGCGCTGCGGCACGGTCCGACGGTGGTGCCGATGATGCGCCCCGGCCAGCGCGACAACCCGCGCGACGGTGGCGAGGTGTGGACGTACCGCGACCCGAAGACGGGCGACGTCGCTCTGCTGCTGTTCAGTGACGCGACCCACCAGCCCGAGGCGCTCCCGCCGACGGTCGCCCTGCAGTCGCCCGGGTGGCTCCGCGCCTTCCTCGGCACCCACGAGGCCGAGATCACCACCGTGTTCCTCGACATCGCCGGCCCGCACCCGATGCAGGCCACCCCCGCCGATCTGATCGCCGCGCTCGACGCCTGA